The genomic interval ttacatccgCTTTGTTATCCTTGAATAGagataataactttaaaaactgaTCATAGTGAAACACCAGTTATTTCATAAATTCTCATATTGAATAAACAATCAAATCTCAccattttattataaatctttctccttttaaattttaaagctttCTCTTACCCTCTGAAAAATATACTTGGGTTTAACCCAGGAGGAAGCTTACATGCATGACGGAATGATGACTAAGAGGCTTAGGAAATATATTTGAAGACCTCACTTTAGTAAGAGCAGAACTGTGCAGACCctatattttagattatttaataTTGCCCTTTGATTAGAAGTCTTTTGAAATACAAAAGTTCCCTGGGACGGTAATTTTTGGATGATCAAACACTGCAATTCCAAAATTGAGACTGAACTCAGACTGTATAATGACCCAAGGAAATTATACCTTTCCATACCATCTGTGCTTCTCTGGCTATGTATCAATCAAAATCTCCTGTAGAGTTTTTATATCTTCTGAAGATAGATTAGAAGTGAAGCCCAAGAATTAGTATTGTGAGTAATTCTTTAGGTATTTCTGATGCAAACGTCCCATTGAGAAATACTGCCTAAGAATGTTTCTACTTCCCCATTTGAAAAGAATTTAACTCAGTTAAGGGAGAAAATTGATTGCTTCAACTTCAAGGACAGTGTGATTCAGACCAGTACTTCTTAAAATGTAAAGTGTATAGAAGCCCATGGAGATCTTATTAAAATACATGTTCTGAATGAAGAGTCAAAGAACGTGCATTGGTAACAAGCTTCCAGAAGACAGTGATGCTATTGAGCCACAGACCACCCTGTAAGTGGGAGGGGCAGAGCAGGatcacaaaaaaattcaaatcagaACTACTGGTCCTTGCTGTCACTTTACAGTCAGAATGTCACTCATTTCAAAACCTTGGTGTCCTTATCTATCAAACAGGGAATTACTTATTCTTCCTGCTTCTGGGGTTATTGTTgagatcaaaagaaaaaaaaggacattaaaatgGTATGAATTTAAAGCAGGCGTTCTCACCGCGGCGCCAGGGATTATTGGGAGGTGGACCGTTCTCCATTAAGGGATGCTGTCCTGTGCCCTGCAGGATGTTTATCATCACCCCAGCCTCTATCTACTACATGCTAGCAGCACTGCACCcatccccagttgtgacaaccagaaaagtctccagacactgccaatGTCCCCTGGAGGGCATAACTGCCCACGATTAAGAAACAGTGGTATAAAGATTTAAATTCTTTATTctggattatttaaaaaaaaaaatccaagtatgaTCAAGGTTGTACAAATAGAGATATTAACACACAGGGATGAGTTCTAACAGATGGAAGTCGAACGGATCTCACAGACCCACAGTGAGTCTACAGAGTCAAGGGTTAAGAGCATGAAAGGcaatatcatttctttctttcccaagtGCTCATCTAGATTTATAGCACATACCTATGTCGTGATGTGTAATTACTTGTGTGCTTGTCTTCATTCTCTCCACTACCAGGCTATGAGCCTTTTGTGGGATGAGCACTTACCTCATCCAGCTGTATGCCCTAAAATAATGCCTCCCACATTTTGATTTAAACATAATCCCTGGGATATCTAGCACAATGCCTAAAACACAACTGGCTCTAAGAAATGGCTCATCAAATTCAAgccagtaaaaaatgaaaaatttacatgtaatttttaCCTGGTAGTCTCGGAGACCAACCAATATTATGTCGGAGGTATTTATCCAAACCTACAAAAGAAAAGTCATTGTcagtcatatttaaaatattccagaGTAACAATTAGTTTATATTGTTACATTCCAGAGTAACAATTAGTTTAGAAATTAAGAGACTTTAGTTTGggctagcatggtggctcacgcctataatcccagcactttgggaggccaaggtgagtggatcacttgaggtcaggagttcaagaccagcctggccagcatggtaaaaccttgtctctactaaaaatacaaaaattagccggacatggtgacacatgcctgtagtcccagcaactcgggaggctgaggcatgagaatcacttgaacccaggaggtggaggttgcacaacagagtgagactctgtctcaaaaaaagatctTAGTTTGGGAACAGAAGGATTAActtaccaaattaaaaaaaacacaaaatcagagtTGTGACTTTTAGTCAACCTGATTAATAAATCTACCTGAATAACTACTGTGATGGTGAATTAATCATTACTTTCCAAGGCAGTCCTTTCATGACATTCAAGAAATACAACATTAATACAATGATTATGTAACATAACtcatattcagattttcttaatgTACACTTTACAGCTTTATCTCCAATTCCTAAACCAGAATCCTAACAAGGGCCACCTACTATATTTAACTGTCAGGTCTCCTTGAAACTAGAATAGTACccgagctttttttttttttaaactttcatgaCAGTAACATTTCATTAAGAGCTGaaccaggtatagtggctcatgtctgtaatcccagcactttgggaggccaaggaggactgattgcttgagctcaggagttctagaccagcctaagcaaaacatagagaaacctcatttctacaaaaaatacagaaattagccaggcatggtggcaaaggcctgtagtccccgctacatgggaggctgacgtgggaggagtgcttgaaccagggaggttgaggctatagtgaaccaagatggtgccactacactataggctgggtgacagggtaagaccatgtctcaaaaaaagacaaggaaaaaaagcTGGGCTGTTAGTTTTTGCAGAATGTCTCTCAATTTGGACTTATGGactgtttcttcatgattcaaaTTCAGGTTAACCATTTTGGGCAGGAAGACAACATTAGTGATACAAATGATTCCTTAACATTAGAACCTGTATAAGATTACTATTACCGACCTTGTTATTTGACTTACAGGTAAATCATTCTTTACCTAGGTAAGTCTTTTGGGAATTTCCAAAAATGAAGTCCACGGACAGTTAAAAACTGTagtgactgggtgtggtggctcatgcctataatccccgtactttgggaggctgaggtgggtggatcatctggggtcaggacttcgagagcagcctggccaacattgtgaaaccccatctctactaaaattacaaaaaattagctagacgtgttggcgcgtgcctgtaatcctagctactcaagaggcagaggcaggagaattgcttgaacccaggaggcagaggttgcagtgagccagattgcaccattgtactcaagcctgggcgacaagagcgagactccttctcaaaaaaaaaaaaaaacaaaaaaaacaaaaaaaaaaaccaccaccaccaacaaaacaaaactgtagaGGCATTTTCTCCCTTAACCAACTTTattattaaagtaaaacaaatcaCACCTACcttttttctcagttttcctcTGATGTGACATAACCTCTTTACACCATCGAAACACATTGCTTCAAGCCGTCCATTTCCCAACATTTTGATCACCTGAGCATACTCTAAGGGGAGAAAAGGGTATGAAATAATGTTCAACTTTTGATAAAAGCAACTTAAAGTCCACATGAAACTGACAAGAGAATATAGTTGTACCAGTTGGGAATAAATATATAGGAAAAATATAATCAAACATGAGGGAGTGATAAACATCGGGTTAATGGCAGAGTTAGAACCAAGACTGTAATGCTATTTCTATAACATGCTGTCTCTGCTATTAGACATATTTTAATTATCGACTCATTTTGAATAAGTAGATTGACCATCCcacttttccctctttccctcagTGCCTTTAGCTGCTAATCTCATATAATTTTTAGTACATTTGGCAAACAAAAACAGCTTAACCTTCAGTGTCTTTGCTGAATTAGAATATGACTAACCCCCAGAGAGGATGCCCACTGATCTGTAAATATACCGAGACTTCACTTAGAAAGGCTCAACAGTGGGGTGGACTTCTGAAAGTGAATTACCCAGACTACAATGAGCCTGGCACCCACCTACCACATTAACAAGGTTGGTCAACTCAAAGGCAGCCTTTCTTCCGAAGTGAGGAAAAAAAGTAGTATTAAAGCAATGTCTGCCCAAGTCAAGTCAGCTGCTATTTTAGAGGCAAGGATGACTAAGGCTAAGACTTTCAGCCAGAAAACGTATCTCATCTTTAGTGGTTTATATGTATGGCATAATAAATCCACCCTAAGTTCTATTAAAAGCTAAAGTACTGGAAATTattggaacacctgggaaaacAGGAATTTGGAGTACATACTAGATAATATTATATCAATGTCAAATTACCTGAGTGTGATAATTCTCTTCCAGTTATGTAAGAAAATATACTTGCCTTAGGAGACACATGATTAAGTAAGGGAAAAGTAGCATGCTGTCTCTAATGTCGTCAAACGGTCCTCAACAAaccctacatatatatatttcttttttttttttttttttttgagacaaagtttcgctgttgttacccagactggagtgcaatggctcgatctcggctcaccgcaacctccaccttctgggttcaagcaattctcctgcctcagcctcccgagtagctgggactacaggcgtgcactaccatgcccagctaatttttgtatttttagtagagatggggtttcaccatgttgaccaggatggtctcgatctcttgacctcgtgatccacccacctcggcctcccaaagtgctgggattacaggcgtgagccactgcgcccggccttatatTCCTTTACATCTGTGTAGAGATGAAGGATTTAAGGGAGTTTTTTGAACTAATACTGCAACTTTTCTGTAGGTTTGAAATGACtcgaaataaaaataacaggaaaaggCAAACGATCCAGTTAGGATTTATTTGACTAGTGCTATATATCTTGGTCTGGCACTTAAAAAATTCTTCAGTCTAGTAAGGTCAGTTAACTGTTCAGTTTCATTTTATTGTAGTTTATGAAGGTATATGCTAATGGCACTGGAGAATTGTGAGGTCTAGAAGGGCCTAAGGCTCGTCCTTCAAATGTCCATGGCCTATTCAACACATTATGCAGCACCATTCACTATCAAAAACGCTAATCATAGAACTGTCAACTAAATCATAGAAGAGATGACCATAGCTTTGGAGGCTCAATTCCCTCTGAACTATGTGAAACATTCTTAGtttccagcactttgcgaggccatggtgggagaatcacttgagcccaggagttcgagaacagcctgggcaacatatgaagacctcatctctagaaaaaaatttaaaaaatcagtcagaTGTGATgatgtgtgcctttagtcccagataAGAGGCTGAATTGAGAGGACTACTTCAGcccagggggtcaaggctgcagtaagctgtaactgtgccactgcacttcaccctgggcaatagagcaagacacctgtctcaaaaaaaattaagtcccCAGCTAAAAAGAAAGGATGTTactttaaaaagcataatttatGAAAACACTCACCCTGACCATCTTCTTTGAATACTAGTTCTCTTTTTTCAGATTCATTCTCATTCTTACCTCTACGTCTGTTTTTACCTCCTTTAcctgatggttaaaaaaaaagggaggaaatgaCATTAATTATCTGTAAAACagtatgaaataaaatgaagttaagGCTTATAAAACCACTTTCTAAGAGatcacttaaatttaaaaattcacctgTTTTGGCTACTCAATCATATTAAGTTTATAATCTCCAATCACAACATTAATCCATTATTTATTACCTCCCTACCCTTCTTGGAATTTCCTTTGAGGATTTTTCtgacataaaataaacataaatagcagatattatattaaaaaatataaaaaaaaatttcactttaGCATGCATCCTTTTGAAATACAAATGCAGTTCTATACATATTCTTCTAAGCGGAAATCTTGGGTGCCTTCTAAAGTTAGGCCCTATGCAAGGAACctgatattttcaaaattaagtgAAGACAGTGTTTGGACAGAGAACTGTGGTTTTTCAAACTTTCGGTAGCAGAGTACCATAAATATTGAAAtctcactgggtgcagtggtacatgcctagggtcttagctactcaggaggcccaagtgggaggatcacttgagcaagtccaggagttccaggccagcctgggcagcacatcaagacactgtctcttaaaagataaaaaaatatccATTTGGTACccaatttactttcttttataaTGCTGGTCCCTACTCAACATCCCTGTTTCTATTATACCCCACTGACCATGCTTTTAACCACTATGCAATAATTCTGCCCATTTACTTGTCACAATCACTCCATGAGGTCATAACAGTTACTTATTCCCAGTTTACCCATGAGttcctgaagctcagagaagtaacTCAGCTTCCGTGAAAATCAGCTCACTGATGATCACAGTCAGTAAGGTGGGGTGTTGAGAGTCACAATGCTTTTCTGCCCCATCCCCCACATTAGGTTACCTCTCCACAGCATTTTGCTCCCATTCAAGAAACAAAACCACATTGGCAGCCATTTTCAAAATGCAGGAAAAAGGCCGTAAGTGGTAATAATACTAAGAGACTCATGGGAAGAGCCTGGAAGCAGCAAAAAGTTCATAACCCAAACAGAATCACAAATGTGCACCTGACCACTGCAAAGACAATCTAACTTCTTGAATCAAGTCAACTTACTCTCTCCTGGGGCAGTCTCACATTGCTCTGTGCTATTTTAGGTGGGCCTCTACAATTTCCTGAACCACCTAGAGTCCTTAGAATTCAGTATCTGAGGCATTCTTAGAGAACACTGAAACTAATTTCCTAGAAAAAGTATAAAGTCAGATCTGCAAAACAGAGTGCAAGCTCCTTTAGGGCAAGATCATACCTGCTGTTTATTGAGTTAATATACCTGAGTTCAGCAATTCTTCAAATGAATCCATCAAGAATAGTCCATACATTCCTAACGGAGTGATGAGTTAAAAATCATATACCCTAAATGCTTATGAGTGGGCCAAAGGATGCCCCTTTTCCTGATTTGAGGATGGGTTTCTAAGAATTTGTAGAATAAGCTGATATGAATCAATCCAAAGCAAAAGTCATCCAACACATAGTATGTGGCAAATTTTACCCTTACTTGTGTAACCACAGCAAGATTATCTTGACAGagcttctagattttccaatgaagaaaaatagaacaataaATGAGTTTATTTCTACATCAGTAAATCCCATCTCATGAAATTCAGAGGTCTTGAAAAGTACCATTCCTCTAGTTAAGATAATTAAGAACTGATTGATTTTACCCAGTACAGTAATGATAAACACCAAACTTAGCCTGGTGATTACCTCCAAAAAGAGAGTAAAAGGTGATTAGGGAGGGGTACACAGAGGGCTTTACCTCAATCTGCACTGTAATTCTTAAATTCAGAGTAGTGGATTCCCAGGTTCACTATGTTAGCTATATTTTTTGTATGCCTCAAATGTTATTTAAGAAAAGATTCAGTACTTGTTAACTTACCAGAATTAAGCATACCCTGATCATTCTCCTCTATATTTTATTGCCATGTAATGGGATGTTCTTTAAATTCTCTTTTGAATGAATGAGACTAGGTCTGAGTGTAAATTAAAGTGACATCGACATTCTTTAAACCAGAGTTGTTTTAGAGAAATTCCCAGATAGGCTCCTTCTTAAGCAAGACATGAACTTAGTGAACTAGATGTGATTTAATGTAGAAGTCCTATCCCCTTGGAACCAATGCAGAACCTATTATTTACCTAAGGGTGGAGTCGACAGGAGGAAGATGACTTaaa from Callithrix jacchus isolate 240 chromosome X, calJac240_pri, whole genome shotgun sequence carries:
- the EIF1AX gene encoding eukaryotic translation initiation factor 1A, X-chromosomal; the protein is MPKNKGKGGKNRRRGKNENESEKRELVFKEDGQEYAQVIKMLGNGRLEAMCFDGVKRLCHIRGKLRKKVWINTSDIILVGLRDYQDNKADVILKYNADEARSLKAYGELPEHAKINETDTFGPGDDDEIQFDDIGDDDEDIDDI